A portion of the Microbulbifer agarilyticus genome contains these proteins:
- a CDS encoding L-threonylcarbamoyladenylate synthase has protein sequence MAQFFQIHPENPQARLINQAADIVLSGGVIVFPTDSAYAIGCRLGEKMAVERIRALRQLDKNHNFTLMCRDLSELASYAKVDNQMFRLLKNHTPGPYTFIMPATSEVPRRLAHAKRKTIGLRVPDNPIVQALVSTLGEPLMSCSLIMPGEEQPLTDPYDIRDTLEHQVELVIDGGFCGFEATTVVDLTGDDPVLVRQGCGAIDEILG, from the coding sequence ATGGCGCAATTCTTCCAGATTCATCCGGAGAACCCGCAGGCGCGGCTGATCAATCAGGCCGCGGATATCGTGTTATCGGGCGGTGTTATCGTGTTCCCCACGGACTCCGCGTATGCGATCGGCTGTCGATTGGGAGAAAAAATGGCGGTAGAGCGCATTCGCGCGCTGCGTCAACTGGACAAGAATCACAATTTCACCCTGATGTGTCGCGATCTTTCCGAGCTCGCCTCTTATGCCAAGGTGGACAATCAAATGTTCCGGCTGTTGAAGAACCATACCCCCGGCCCCTACACCTTTATTATGCCGGCAACGTCCGAAGTGCCCCGCCGCCTGGCTCATGCTAAACGCAAGACCATTGGTTTGCGCGTGCCAGATAACCCCATTGTGCAGGCACTCGTCAGTACACTCGGTGAGCCACTGATGAGCTGTAGCTTGATTATGCCGGGCGAAGAGCAGCCACTGACAGACCCCTACGACATTCGCGATACCCTCGAGCATCAGGTGGAGCTAGTGATCGATGGCGGTTTCTGCGGCTTTGAGGCGACGACCGTGGTGGATCTCACCGGCGACGATCCAGTACTGGTGCGTCAGGGATGCGGTGCAATAGATGAAATTCTCGGCTGA
- a CDS encoding PHP domain-containing protein, translated as MYTARSVVTDDAISGQVDLHCHSTASDGILSPSALVSRAKSAGVTLLALTDHDTVSGIAEAAEAAAEQGVTLLPGVEFTARWGRRVVHIVGLNVDCMSAALVEAVSVRAALRRERAMEIACRLEKRGFVGAFEGARRLASGDEIGRPHFARWMVAEGHVTDTAKAFKRYLGAGKIGDVMVPWPDLAETVASIEAAGGAAVLAHPLKYGLTRTRLQALLRDFQQAGGTAAEVVCGQQNPVQTREILQLLVQASHGEGPLLASLGSDFHQPDQPWRALGCVRLPADVEPVWNLWQTGASK; from the coding sequence ATGTACACTGCCCGATCTGTTGTGACCGACGATGCTATATCTGGTCAGGTCGACCTGCACTGCCACAGCACTGCGTCAGACGGTATTTTAAGTCCTTCGGCGCTGGTGTCGAGGGCCAAATCCGCTGGTGTGACACTGTTGGCGTTAACCGACCACGATACCGTAAGCGGGATTGCGGAAGCCGCCGAAGCTGCGGCCGAGCAGGGGGTTACCCTGTTGCCGGGTGTGGAGTTTACCGCACGCTGGGGGCGACGGGTGGTGCATATTGTCGGGTTGAATGTTGACTGTATGTCCGCAGCGTTAGTTGAAGCGGTGTCTGTACGCGCGGCGCTGCGCCGCGAGCGAGCGATGGAGATCGCGTGTCGACTGGAAAAACGGGGGTTTGTGGGTGCGTTTGAAGGGGCTCGACGCCTGGCCAGCGGCGATGAAATCGGTCGTCCGCATTTTGCCCGCTGGATGGTGGCGGAAGGGCACGTGACGGACACGGCCAAGGCGTTCAAGCGATACTTGGGAGCTGGCAAGATCGGTGACGTCATGGTCCCTTGGCCGGATCTCGCGGAAACGGTCGCGAGTATTGAGGCTGCGGGTGGGGCGGCGGTACTGGCGCATCCGCTCAAGTACGGCCTGACACGCACTCGCCTGCAGGCGTTGTTACGCGATTTCCAGCAGGCAGGTGGCACTGCGGCGGAAGTGGTATGTGGGCAGCAAAACCCAGTGCAGACCCGTGAAATTTTGCAGCTGTTGGTTCAGGCGAGCCACGGTGAAGGCCCTCTGCTCGCTTCGTTGGGAAGCGATTTCCACCAGCCTGACCAGCCCTGGCGAGCACTGGGTTGCGTACGACTGCCGGCGGACGTCGAGCCCGTCTGGAATCTGTGGCAAACTGGCGCCAGTAAATAG
- a CDS encoding VC0807 family protein, giving the protein MTDSKQAHSDTTNAVTQSQTAGETSTQQAQKPAQKESLLGNLLLNIVIPTLILTKLSGDDWLGTKWAIVVALAFPLVYGLRDLLRSGKVNFFSALGVISILLTGGISLLELDAKYIAIKEAAIPGLLGVATIVSLYTRWPLVRTLIYNDRILDTGKIANRLSAKGNETAFERTLQQASWMIAGSFFLSSTLNYILAEVLLQSPPGTEAFNEELGKMTALSFPVIALPATIILMLVLVFLFRRIGKLTGLSLEEIMVQQ; this is encoded by the coding sequence ATGACCGATAGTAAACAAGCGCACTCAGACACGACGAACGCTGTCACTCAGTCCCAAACTGCGGGCGAGACCTCTACGCAGCAAGCGCAGAAACCTGCACAAAAGGAAAGCCTGCTCGGCAACCTGCTGCTCAATATCGTGATCCCCACCCTGATTCTGACCAAGCTGTCTGGTGATGACTGGCTGGGCACCAAGTGGGCGATCGTCGTGGCACTGGCCTTCCCCCTCGTATATGGACTGCGTGACTTGCTGCGCTCCGGCAAGGTCAACTTCTTCTCCGCCCTGGGTGTCATCAGCATCCTGCTGACTGGCGGCATCAGCCTGCTGGAACTGGACGCCAAGTACATTGCCATTAAAGAGGCGGCTATTCCCGGCTTACTGGGTGTGGCCACGATCGTCAGCCTGTACACCCGCTGGCCGCTGGTGCGCACACTGATCTACAACGATCGCATTCTCGATACCGGCAAGATCGCCAATCGCCTTTCCGCGAAGGGTAATGAAACTGCCTTCGAGCGAACCCTGCAGCAAGCATCCTGGATGATTGCCGGTTCCTTTTTCCTTTCGTCCACGCTGAATTACATTTTGGCCGAAGTGCTTCTGCAAAGCCCTCCCGGTACCGAAGCGTTCAACGAGGAGCTGGGTAAAATGACCGCGCTCAGCTTCCCCGTGATCGCCCTGCCGGCCACCATTATCTTGATGCTGGTGCTGGTATTTCTGTTCCGCCGCATCGGCAAACTGACCGGGCTCTCACTGGAAGAAATTATGGTGCAGCAGTAA
- a CDS encoding TrmH family RNA methyltransferase, whose amino-acid sequence MTDSPEYLKKRAFFDSLLTIYGRKPVLEALEDSSLPVHKLHLAESNRKDQLISRIEQLAEERNIQVAHWDRKGLSRISKNAKQDQGVALDLALPKYGSADTFLKECRGKHFELLALDGITNPQNLGMIVRSACAGGIDGILLPKKGCAQIDPLVIKASVGTLFKTRILRCDQLAPVLQKFAEQGARVCALSSHAQDTLGTLDTSAPTVFVLGNETHGVSSAVEKSCTHKIRIPMKNDVESLNVAITAALISFRHQF is encoded by the coding sequence GTGACCGACTCCCCCGAATACCTGAAAAAACGCGCATTCTTTGACAGTCTGCTCACCATCTATGGACGCAAGCCGGTGCTCGAAGCACTGGAGGACAGCAGCCTGCCCGTGCACAAGCTGCACCTGGCGGAAAGTAACCGCAAGGACCAGCTGATTTCCCGTATCGAGCAACTGGCCGAAGAACGCAATATTCAGGTCGCCCACTGGGACCGCAAAGGCCTGTCCCGCATTTCAAAAAATGCCAAGCAGGACCAGGGCGTAGCACTGGACTTGGCGCTACCGAAATACGGCAGTGCCGATACTTTCCTCAAAGAATGCCGAGGCAAACACTTTGAGTTACTCGCACTGGACGGCATCACCAATCCGCAAAACCTGGGCATGATTGTTCGCTCGGCGTGTGCAGGCGGCATCGATGGCATCTTGTTGCCGAAAAAAGGCTGTGCGCAAATAGACCCTCTGGTAATCAAGGCCAGTGTGGGCACTCTGTTTAAGACCCGTATTTTACGCTGTGACCAGCTGGCACCCGTGCTACAAAAATTCGCTGAACAGGGTGCGCGTGTCTGCGCACTTTCCTCACACGCACAAGATACCCTGGGTACGCTGGATACCAGTGCACCCACGGTCTTCGTGTTGGGCAACGAAACCCACGGCGTAAGCTCCGCCGTGGAAAAATCCTGCACGCACAAAATTCGAATCCCAATGAAGAACGACGTGGAAAGCCTGAATGTGGCAATCACCGCAGCGCTCATCAGTTTCCGTCATCAGTTCTGA
- a CDS encoding TIGR04211 family SH3 domain-containing protein: MKKLFTTAVTATLIAIAASPALAISSERYITDELHVPMRSGQGNEFRILHRGLPSGTKLTLLQDSPDTGWAQVRTPGGEEGWIRRQYLESEPVAKIKLAQAEQRLQHIESLQGDLGGEVRRLEEDNTKLSTALKIEQERAQSLAKELKDLKALSSDAVALNQRHQKLLNQHELLKQKQSMDQAEIQRLSSSDSHKTYMYGAFSVAMGAFIAMIAPHLRRRKRHSEWAN; this comes from the coding sequence ATGAAAAAACTGTTTACCACTGCCGTTACCGCAACCCTGATCGCCATCGCCGCCAGTCCAGCACTGGCCATTAGCTCCGAGCGCTATATTACCGACGAGCTGCACGTCCCGATGCGTTCCGGCCAAGGTAACGAATTCCGCATTCTGCACCGGGGTTTGCCCAGCGGTACCAAACTTACCCTGCTGCAAGATTCGCCGGACACAGGCTGGGCGCAAGTGCGCACACCCGGCGGTGAAGAGGGCTGGATACGCCGTCAGTATCTGGAGTCTGAGCCGGTGGCCAAAATTAAACTGGCACAAGCCGAGCAACGACTGCAGCACATCGAAAGTTTGCAGGGCGATCTCGGAGGTGAGGTACGTCGCCTGGAAGAGGACAACACCAAGCTATCCACCGCCCTCAAGATTGAGCAAGAGCGCGCCCAATCACTAGCCAAGGAATTAAAAGACCTGAAGGCTCTATCCTCGGACGCTGTTGCCCTTAACCAGCGTCACCAGAAACTGCTTAACCAACATGAGCTCCTGAAACAGAAACAGTCGATGGATCAGGCAGAAATCCAGCGCTTATCGTCCAGCGATTCGCACAAAACCTATATGTACGGAGCCTTCTCTGTAGCAATGGGTGCTTTCATCGCAATGATTGCCCCGCATTTGCGCCGCCGCAAGCGTCACTCCGAGTGGGCAAACTGA
- a CDS encoding YciI family protein: MWYAIISQDVQNSLPLRKTARAAHIARLTALKDEGRLLIAGPHPAIDSEEPGEAGFTGSLVVAEFPSLADAQSWADDDPYMSAGVYASVTVKPYKLVLP; this comes from the coding sequence ATGTGGTACGCAATTATCAGTCAGGATGTACAAAACAGCTTACCCTTGCGTAAAACCGCGCGCGCCGCGCATATAGCACGACTCACTGCGCTAAAAGACGAGGGACGTCTACTGATTGCCGGGCCACACCCCGCCATCGACAGCGAAGAGCCGGGCGAAGCCGGTTTTACTGGCAGCCTGGTGGTTGCCGAGTTTCCGTCGTTGGCTGATGCACAGAGCTGGGCCGACGACGACCCGTACATGAGTGCCGGCGTATACGCTTCGGTCACCGTTAAGCCCTACAAGCTGGTTTTGCCTTGA
- a CDS encoding peptidylprolyl isomerase, producing the protein MKRLTPFRALLHTVLATLLLGLSSLALAVTNNPRVELQTDLGTIELVLYADKAPVTVENFLKYVDSGFYDGTIFHRVIPGFMAQGGGFTFDFQEKPTDDPIKNESDNGLSNQRGTIAMARTSVPDSATSQFFINLVDNSRLDGSADKPGYTVFGKVLLGMGVVQQIAAEPRGQHRAHPDAPNMAVRILKAKRKDSDSGENAQ; encoded by the coding sequence ATGAAACGCCTTACGCCCTTTCGCGCCCTGCTCCACACCGTTCTCGCCACACTGTTACTGGGCCTCTCCAGCCTGGCTCTTGCGGTTACCAACAACCCGCGAGTGGAATTGCAAACGGACCTCGGCACCATTGAGCTGGTTCTGTACGCCGACAAGGCGCCCGTTACCGTGGAAAATTTCCTGAAGTACGTCGACAGTGGATTTTACGACGGCACCATTTTTCACCGTGTAATCCCCGGCTTTATGGCCCAGGGCGGCGGTTTCACCTTCGATTTCCAGGAAAAGCCCACCGACGACCCGATCAAGAATGAATCGGACAATGGGCTTTCCAATCAGCGCGGCACCATCGCCATGGCCCGTACCAGCGTTCCCGACAGCGCCACCTCCCAGTTCTTTATTAACCTGGTAGACAACAGCCGCCTCGACGGCAGCGCCGATAAACCCGGCTACACCGTATTTGGCAAGGTATTGCTGGGGATGGGTGTAGTACAGCAAATCGCCGCGGAACCGCGCGGGCAACACCGCGCACATCCCGACGCACCCAACATGGCGGTGCGTATACTGAAAGCGAAACGAAAAGATTCAGACAGCGGAGAAAACGCCCAGTGA
- a CDS encoding Rossmann-like and DUF2520 domain-containing protein, with the protein MLSLNVVGAGKLGRTLAALWHENSVFEIAGLFNRSAANAREAQDFIGAGTAVSDLNKLPPAQVWLLAVPDDQIATTAADLAPIIAQHHPLSGKSPILFHCSGALPASVLAASGADLLASAHPVHSFADPKRSFTDLPGSTVALEGNEEVIDVLEPAFTALSCNCIHLSPSQKVLYHTGSVMACNYLTVLMDLSLQVFQAAGIDNKSAMALLEPIVVQTVNNNFALGPTKALTGPLVRGDVATVARQTQALHQLAESSGTTGAGSDTTSGAQAVTLVELYRALGKAALPLAEKAGLSQDARRQLQSIFDES; encoded by the coding sequence TTGCTATCCCTGAACGTTGTCGGTGCGGGTAAACTCGGACGCACACTGGCCGCTCTTTGGCACGAAAACAGCGTGTTCGAGATAGCCGGACTGTTCAACCGCAGCGCGGCAAACGCCCGCGAGGCCCAAGATTTTATCGGTGCGGGCACTGCCGTCTCAGACCTGAACAAGCTGCCCCCCGCACAAGTCTGGTTGCTGGCGGTACCGGACGATCAGATTGCAACCACTGCCGCAGACCTGGCGCCAATCATCGCGCAACATCACCCTCTGTCAGGCAAGTCCCCAATACTATTCCACTGTAGCGGCGCCCTCCCCGCTTCTGTGCTTGCCGCCAGTGGGGCAGATCTGCTCGCCAGCGCGCATCCGGTACACAGCTTTGCGGACCCCAAACGCTCGTTCACGGACCTTCCCGGCTCCACTGTGGCCCTGGAAGGCAATGAAGAAGTGATCGATGTGCTTGAGCCCGCTTTCACGGCATTGAGCTGCAACTGTATTCACCTGAGCCCATCACAAAAGGTGCTGTACCACACGGGCTCAGTAATGGCCTGTAACTATCTCACCGTACTTATGGATTTGAGCCTGCAGGTCTTTCAGGCCGCCGGTATCGATAACAAAAGTGCAATGGCGCTACTCGAACCTATTGTGGTGCAGACGGTAAACAACAATTTTGCATTGGGGCCGACCAAGGCCCTTACCGGCCCACTGGTGCGTGGCGACGTCGCCACGGTGGCGCGACAGACCCAAGCGTTACACCAGCTTGCAGAATCAAGTGGCACAACCGGTGCCGGTTCTGACACCACTTCTGGGGCCCAAGCCGTGACGCTCGTAGAACTGTATCGCGCACTCGGAAAAGCCGCATTACCTCTGGCGGAAAAAGCCGGCCTGAGCCAAGATGCACGCCGGCAACTGCAATCCATTTTTGACGAATCGTAA
- a CDS encoding pyridoxine 5'-phosphate synthase produces MIALSVNLNKIALIRNSREGNYPDVVSHGRTCLDAGAHGVTVHPRPDQRHIRPDDVRNLAALCAARSVEFNVEGNPFAGPMGSYPGLLPLVFETKPQQCTLVPDSNDQLTSDHGFDLTRDGERLVPMIQQLKDAGIRVSLFMDPDKSQISLAKEVGADRIELYTGPFAEAVTNQSGEVEKIFAEHCAAAEHALHLGLGVNAGHDLNLINLRRYRTLPGLQEVSIGHALTVDAIQMGLADATAAYVTCLAGN; encoded by the coding sequence GTGATTGCACTCAGCGTCAACCTGAACAAAATCGCCCTGATTCGCAATTCCCGCGAGGGGAACTATCCAGATGTGGTCTCTCATGGCCGCACCTGCCTGGACGCCGGTGCTCACGGCGTCACTGTGCACCCGCGCCCGGACCAACGCCACATTCGCCCCGATGATGTGCGAAACCTGGCCGCGCTGTGCGCCGCCCGCTCGGTAGAATTCAACGTAGAGGGTAACCCGTTCGCAGGCCCCATGGGCAGCTACCCAGGCCTGTTGCCGCTGGTCTTCGAAACCAAACCACAACAATGCACATTGGTGCCCGACAGTAACGATCAGCTTACCTCCGATCATGGCTTTGACCTCACCCGCGACGGCGAACGCCTGGTACCCATGATTCAGCAACTCAAAGACGCTGGCATCCGGGTTAGTCTGTTTATGGACCCGGACAAAAGTCAGATCAGCCTGGCCAAAGAAGTGGGCGCCGATCGTATTGAACTGTATACGGGTCCTTTCGCGGAGGCCGTCACCAACCAATCCGGTGAAGTTGAGAAGATCTTTGCCGAACACTGTGCCGCAGCGGAGCACGCACTCCACCTCGGGCTCGGTGTGAACGCCGGCCATGACCTGAACCTGATCAACCTGCGCCGCTATCGCACGCTGCCCGGCTTGCAAGAGGTATCTATTGGTCACGCATTGACGGTTGATGCCATCCAAATGGGCCTCGCGGATGCCACCGCTGCCTATGTGACCTGTCTGGCGGGTAATTAA